ACCGTATATCCTGTTGCCTTCCTTTGAATTTTTGCTAACATAGAGGTTGAACGCACACATAACTGTTGACCCTGTTGTAGACCATCATCCACTATATTTTGATGTGTGTCAATAATTGTGACCGCTTTGTAGAAGAGGTAGTCCATCATCGCTGTTACCGGAAGGAAATTAACCCTTCTTATGTTACCGTTGAAACCCTCAAGCATGTTTGTGGTTGTTTGACCATAGCAAACACTAGTGTCGTGGGAAAGTATCCACCTCTCCATGGGTATTCTGGAAAGATAGTCCAGGGCCGGGGGGAATTTCACCTATCCTTGCCATGTATGCGTCATGTTTAGAGACTTGTGTGGTTGTTCCACCTTTCCACATCAATGTTTTTAGTTCACCACCAGGGTGATGCTGGCAAAAGTTTCTTCTGACATGGAGTAGACATTACCTATGGAATTCTAATGGTTCAGTAAATCCATTTTGAGGGTCTCGTAGTGCATAGATAATACTGGCTACACGATCGGAGATGATGCACACGCCGGCCTTTTGGTGGCAAACATGTCTCCGAATACATTGCAAAAACCAAGACCAGTTCTCGTACGTCTCCTCAACAACCAAGCCATAACAAAGAGGAAAATAGAGGTTGTTGGAATCTACACCCATAGCAATAAGCAGCTTGCCCCTATATCTTCCCTTCAAAAAAGTTCCGTCTATTGAAATCACAGAACGCGCATGTTGCCACCCATCCATCATTGCCTTCAAACACCAAAAGATTCGTTTGCATACGGACATGCCCCGTTCCTTAGCATGAGGCACAACATCGATCTCAACAATGGTTCCAGGATTTGTCTTAATGATGGCTGCCAAAAACATGGGCAAAACTTGGTATGTTGTAGCCCAACTGCCATAGACTTCCTTAATGGCTATTTGCCTGCCTCTCCATGCTTTGTTGTACCCCACTATATGGTTGTGCTCATTGTTGATTAGCGGGATAATGGTTTTAAAGGGGATTTCTGGTGTATCTATAACCTGTTTCACATATCACAATAAATGTCAAAATATTTCCGAACCAAATATGTAGCGAAGTTGAATAGTTATATATGTGAAATTTCTTACAAGTGGTTTCACAATCCACAAAATCATCCTTGCGGATAAATTCTTGTGATCTTGCAACGGCTGATAAACCATGCATTTGTGTTCCTCTCTATTCACATTTATCCTCCAGTACCCAGAATCATGCATGAAAGTAGCTCTCATCCTCCAGTTACAGCCCTCCGCCCGACACTGTATAATGAGTTGTCCTTTGTTAATCTTTGTAGTTATATATGTACGATCAGTAGAAATATGTGCACGCCTCACTGCCAATAAGAGGGTGGCTTTGTCACGGTAACAAATTCCTTCACTCAGTTCCCATTGATCGAGGTCTTCATCAGCATACATACTATTAAGGTTATCTATTGTTTGGGGAATATATTTCTCTGTGCAAAACCATGGAGCCCTTAGAACATGATGTTGTTCCCCAACTATTGGAAATATGCTGGAAATTTCTTAATGCCTCTCTAAATGCCATTCAATTTCATCGCTTCCTGAAgaatcttcttcatcatcatcatgaAAGTGAAAATTCTCCTTACTAGATGAATTGGCTACAGATTCATCTATGACAAGGGCTAACCGCTAGCCTGAACCTTTTCTCACAATATTCTTTGGTTGTGAAAATTCCATATCTACATTATCTCCACCACCTTCATCATTTTCATAACTACTCCCCCTTTATACCCTCCACCATATTAACTACTCTCCCATCCAAACCCTCCAC
The sequence above is drawn from the Apium graveolens cultivar Ventura chromosome 2, ASM990537v1, whole genome shotgun sequence genome and encodes:
- the LOC141701466 gene encoding uncharacterized protein LOC141701466 → MYADEDLDQWELSEGICYRDKATLLLAVRRAHISTDRTYITTKINKGQLIIQCRAEGCNWRMRATFMHDSGYWRINVNREEHKCMVYQPLQDHKNLSARMILWIVKPLVIDTPEIPFKTIIPLINNEHNHIVGYNKAWRGRQIAIKEVYGSWATTYQVLPMFLAAIIKTNPGTIVEIDVVPHAKERGMSVCKRIFWCLKAMMDGWQHARSVISIDGTFLKGRYRGKLLIAMGVDSNNLYFPLCYGLVVEETYENWSWFLQCIRRHVCHQKAGVCIISDRVASIIYALRDPQNGFTEPLEFHR